One genomic region from Skermania piniformis encodes:
- a CDS encoding cysteine desulfurase produces the protein MTAPTQVLDVAAIRADFPILSRTVRDGKPLIYLDSGATAQRPVAVLDAEREFLERHNSAVHRGAHQLAEEATDAYEGARAEIARFVGVDAGEIVFTKNATEALNLVAYAFGDDRFEHRVGPGDEIVVTELEHHANLVPWQELARRTGATLRWYGITDDGRIDLDSSALSPATKIVAFTHQSNVTGAVAPVAELVRRARAVGAFVVLDACQSVPHMPVDLAALDVDYAAFSGHKMLGPSGVGVLYGRRGLLEQMPPFITGGSMIETVTMAASTYAPPPQRFEAGVPMTSQVVGLGAAVRYLERIGMNTVAAHERTLTEAALAGLGAIDGVRIVGPTGTDLRGGAVSFVVDGIHAHDVGQILDDEGVAVRVGHHCAWPLMRRMGVPATVRASFAVYNTLDEVDALVAAVRRAQQFFGVE, from the coding sequence ATGACCGCTCCCACGCAGGTGCTCGACGTCGCCGCGATCCGGGCCGACTTTCCCATTCTGTCCCGGACCGTGCGGGACGGGAAGCCGTTGATCTACCTCGATTCCGGTGCCACCGCGCAGCGTCCGGTCGCGGTGCTGGACGCGGAGCGGGAGTTCCTGGAGCGGCACAACTCGGCGGTGCATCGCGGCGCGCATCAGCTGGCCGAGGAAGCCACCGACGCCTACGAGGGTGCCCGCGCCGAGATCGCGCGCTTCGTCGGCGTCGATGCGGGGGAGATCGTCTTCACCAAGAACGCAACCGAGGCGCTGAACCTGGTCGCATACGCGTTCGGCGACGACCGGTTCGAGCACCGGGTCGGGCCGGGCGACGAGATCGTGGTGACCGAGCTGGAGCATCACGCCAATCTGGTGCCGTGGCAGGAGCTGGCCCGCCGGACCGGGGCGACGTTGCGTTGGTACGGGATCACCGACGACGGTCGGATCGATCTCGACTCGTCGGCGTTGTCGCCGGCGACGAAGATCGTCGCGTTCACGCATCAGTCCAACGTGACCGGCGCGGTGGCGCCGGTGGCCGAACTGGTCCGCCGGGCGCGGGCGGTCGGTGCGTTCGTCGTGTTGGACGCCTGCCAGTCGGTCCCGCACATGCCGGTCGACCTCGCCGCGCTCGACGTGGACTACGCGGCGTTCTCCGGACACAAGATGCTCGGCCCGTCCGGCGTCGGTGTGCTCTACGGCCGGCGCGGCTTGCTGGAGCAGATGCCGCCGTTCATCACCGGCGGATCGATGATCGAGACGGTCACCATGGCGGCGAGCACCTACGCGCCGCCCCCGCAGCGGTTCGAAGCGGGCGTGCCGATGACCTCGCAGGTCGTGGGCCTGGGCGCGGCGGTCCGGTACCTGGAACGGATCGGGATGAACACGGTCGCTGCGCACGAACGGACGCTCACCGAGGCTGCGCTGGCCGGCCTCGGCGCGATCGACGGGGTGCGGATCGTCGGCCCGACCGGCACCGATCTGCGCGGTGGTGCGGTCTCGTTCGTGGTGGACGGTATCCATGCCCACGATGTCGGACAGATCCTGGACGACGAAGGGGTGGCGGTACGGGTAGGTCATCACTGCGCCTGGCCGCTGATGCGCCGGATGGGCGTGCCGGCCACGGTGCGCGCGTCGTTCGCGGTCTACAACACCCTCGACGAGGTGGACGCGCTGGTCGCCGCGGTGCGCAGAGCGCAGCAGTTCTTCGGGGTGGAGTAG
- the sufC gene encoding Fe-S cluster assembly ATPase SufC, translating to MTTLAITDLHVEVDTPEGTVKQILTGVDLTVESGTTHAIMGPNGSGKSTLSYAIAGHPKYRVTQGSITLDGEDLLAMTVDERARAGVFLAMQYPVEVPGVSTSNFLRTAATAVRGEPPKLRHWIKEVKSAMAQLEIDPAFAERSVNEGFSGGEKKRQEVLQLELLKPKIAVLDETDSGLDVDALRVVSDGVNRYQQDNHGGVLLITHYTRILRYIRPEFVHVFVGGRIVESGGPELADELDANGYVRFAQAAV from the coding sequence ATGACGACCCTGGCGATTACCGACCTGCACGTCGAGGTCGACACGCCCGAAGGCACGGTGAAGCAGATCCTCACCGGGGTGGATCTCACCGTCGAGTCCGGCACCACGCACGCGATCATGGGTCCGAACGGCTCGGGTAAGTCCACGTTGTCCTACGCGATTGCCGGGCACCCGAAGTATCGGGTCACCCAAGGCTCGATCACCCTGGACGGTGAAGATCTGCTGGCGATGACCGTCGACGAACGGGCGCGTGCGGGTGTCTTCCTGGCGATGCAGTATCCGGTGGAAGTCCCCGGCGTCTCGACCTCGAATTTCCTGCGGACCGCGGCGACCGCGGTCCGCGGCGAGCCGCCCAAGCTGCGGCACTGGATCAAAGAGGTCAAGTCCGCCATGGCACAGCTGGAGATCGATCCCGCGTTCGCCGAGCGCAGCGTGAACGAGGGCTTCTCCGGCGGTGAGAAGAAGCGGCAGGAAGTGCTGCAACTGGAGCTGCTGAAACCGAAGATCGCGGTGTTGGACGAGACCGACTCGGGCCTGGACGTCGACGCGCTGCGAGTGGTCTCCGACGGGGTGAATCGGTATCAGCAGGACAATCACGGCGGAGTATTGCTGATCACCCATTACACCCGGATCCTGCGGTACATCCGGCCCGAGTTCGTGCACGTGTTCGTCGGCGGGCGGATCGTCGAGTCCGGTGGCCCGGAGCTGGCCGACGAGCTGGACGCGAACGGCTACGTGCGGTTCGCCCAGGCGGCGGTGTAG
- the sufB gene encoding Fe-S cluster assembly protein SufB has protein sequence MTISDPAPLTQEEAIASLGRYGYGWSDSDDAGAAAQRGLSEAVVRDISAKKNEPHWMLEQRLKALRIFDRKPMPNWGAALGGIDFDNIKYFVRSTEKQANSWEDLPADIKNTYDKLGIPEAEKQRLVAGVAAQYESEVVYHQIREDLAEKGVVFLDTDSGLREHPEIFQQYFGSVIPAGDNKFSALNTAVWSGGSFIYVPPGVHVDIPLQAYFRINTENMGQFERTLIIVDENAYVHYVEGCTAPIYSSDSLHSAVVEIIVRKGGRCRYTTIQNWSNNVYNLVTKRAKAEAGATMEWIDGNIGSKVTMKYPAVWLTGEHAKGEVLSVAFAGEGQHQDTGAKMLHLAPRTSSTIVSKSVARAGGRSSYRGLVQVNKGAHGSRSTVKCDALLVDTISRSDTYPYVDIREDDVTMGHEATVSKVSEDQLFYLMSRGLTEDEAMAMVVRGFVEPIAKELPMEYALELNRLIELQMEGAVG, from the coding sequence ATGACCATCAGCGATCCCGCGCCGCTCACCCAAGAGGAGGCCATCGCGTCTCTCGGCCGTTACGGGTACGGCTGGTCCGATTCCGACGACGCCGGCGCCGCCGCGCAGCGCGGTCTGTCCGAGGCGGTGGTGCGCGACATCTCGGCGAAGAAGAACGAGCCGCACTGGATGCTCGAGCAGCGGTTGAAGGCCCTGCGCATCTTCGATCGCAAACCGATGCCGAATTGGGGTGCTGCGCTCGGTGGGATCGACTTCGACAACATCAAGTACTTCGTCCGGTCCACCGAGAAGCAGGCGAACAGCTGGGAAGATCTGCCGGCGGATATCAAGAACACCTACGACAAGCTGGGTATCCCGGAGGCGGAGAAGCAGCGGCTGGTCGCCGGGGTGGCCGCACAGTACGAATCCGAAGTCGTGTACCACCAGATCCGGGAGGATCTGGCGGAGAAGGGCGTCGTCTTCCTGGACACCGACTCCGGCCTACGTGAGCATCCGGAGATTTTCCAGCAGTACTTCGGCTCGGTGATCCCGGCCGGGGACAACAAGTTCTCCGCGCTGAACACCGCGGTGTGGTCGGGTGGCTCGTTCATCTACGTGCCGCCCGGGGTGCACGTGGACATCCCGCTGCAGGCCTACTTCCGGATCAACACCGAGAACATGGGCCAGTTCGAACGAACGTTGATCATCGTCGACGAGAATGCCTATGTGCATTACGTCGAGGGCTGCACGGCGCCGATCTACAGCTCCGACTCGCTGCACTCGGCGGTGGTCGAGATCATCGTGCGCAAGGGCGGGCGGTGCCGATACACCACGATCCAGAACTGGTCGAACAACGTCTACAACCTGGTCACCAAGCGGGCCAAGGCCGAGGCCGGCGCAACGATGGAGTGGATCGACGGCAACATCGGCTCCAAGGTGACGATGAAGTACCCGGCGGTCTGGCTGACCGGCGAGCACGCGAAGGGTGAGGTGCTCTCGGTGGCGTTCGCCGGCGAAGGCCAGCACCAGGACACCGGGGCGAAGATGCTGCACCTGGCTCCGCGTACCAGCTCGACGATCGTGTCCAAGTCGGTGGCCCGGGCCGGCGGCCGCTCGTCCTACCGTGGCCTGGTCCAGGTGAACAAGGGCGCGCACGGCTCCCGTTCCACGGTGAAATGCGATGCGCTGCTGGTGGATACGATCAGCCGCAGCGACACCTACCCCTATGTCGACATCCGCGAGGACGACGTGACGATGGGGCACGAGGCGACCGTTTCGAAGGTGTCGGAAGACCAGCTGTTCTACCTGATGAGCCGCGGCCTCACCGAGGACGAGGCGATGGCGATGGTGGTGCGTGGTTTCGTCGAGCCGATCGCGAAGGAACTGCCGATGGAATACGCACTGGAACTGAATCGGTTGATCGAACTGCAGATGGAGGGCGCGGTCGGATGA
- the sufD gene encoding Fe-S cluster assembly protein SufD: MTLAINKGSVFSSFDVDAFEVPSGRDEAWRFTPLRRLRGLHDGTAAANGVATVTVSAYGETVGRADPRLGAAGAPSDRVAAQAYSGFSVATVLDVPNQVEVTDPINVVVTGPGVDRTAYGHLHLRLGALAKATVVVDYRGSGTYADNVEFVLGDGAQLTVVLLQDWADDAVHLTQHHASVGRDATLRHTDVMLGGDLVRLAATVRYAGPGGDAELLGLYFADDGQHLEQRLLVDHSAPHCRSNVLYKGALQGDPASSKGDARTVWVGDVLIRAEAEGTDTFEVNRNLVLTDGARADSVPNLEIETGEIAGAGHASATGRFDDEQLFYLRSRGIPEDQARRLVVRGFFHDIIQRVAVPEVRDRLEAAVEAELSAIGA; encoded by the coding sequence ATGACCCTGGCGATCAACAAAGGGAGCGTCTTCAGCTCGTTCGACGTCGATGCGTTCGAGGTTCCGTCCGGCCGGGACGAGGCTTGGCGGTTCACCCCGTTGCGCCGGCTGCGAGGGTTGCACGACGGTACCGCCGCCGCGAACGGCGTAGCGACCGTGACGGTGTCGGCGTACGGCGAAACCGTGGGCCGGGCGGATCCGCGGTTGGGTGCCGCCGGGGCGCCGAGCGACCGGGTGGCTGCGCAGGCCTACAGCGGTTTCTCGGTGGCGACCGTGCTGGACGTGCCGAACCAGGTCGAGGTCACCGACCCGATCAACGTCGTGGTCACCGGGCCGGGCGTGGACCGGACCGCCTACGGGCACCTGCACCTGCGGCTCGGCGCGCTGGCGAAGGCGACCGTGGTGGTCGATTACCGGGGCAGTGGAACGTACGCCGACAACGTCGAGTTCGTGCTCGGCGACGGTGCCCAGCTGACCGTGGTATTGCTGCAGGACTGGGCCGACGACGCGGTGCACCTCACCCAGCACCACGCATCGGTCGGCCGAGACGCCACCCTCCGACACACCGATGTGATGCTCGGTGGCGACCTGGTCCGACTCGCCGCAACGGTCCGCTACGCCGGACCGGGCGGGGACGCCGAACTGCTCGGACTCTATTTCGCCGACGACGGCCAGCACCTGGAACAGCGACTGCTGGTCGACCACTCGGCGCCGCACTGCCGCTCGAACGTGCTGTACAAGGGGGCGCTGCAAGGTGACCCGGCGTCGTCGAAGGGAGATGCGCGGACCGTCTGGGTCGGCGACGTGCTGATCCGGGCCGAAGCCGAAGGCACCGACACCTTCGAGGTGAACCGGAACCTGGTGCTCACCGACGGGGCCCGGGCCGACTCGGTGCCGAACCTGGAGATCGAGACCGGCGAGATCGCCGGGGCCGGACATGCCAGTGCCACCGGTCGATTCGACGACGAGCAGCTGTTCTACCTACGCAGCCGGGGGATACCGGAGGACCAGGCGCGGCGTCTGGTGGTCCGTGGCTTCTTCCACGACATCATCCAACGCGTCGCGGTGCCCGAGGTCCGCGACCGCCTCGAGGCAGCCGTCGAGGCCGAACTTTCTGCGATCGGAGCGTAA
- a CDS encoding helix-turn-helix transcriptional regulator, producing the protein MDWGNEFHHTVVVKKVAVTETGPASPASETPVVTSDGQTRAAIVQLLLERGPITAIAISEQLGLSPAGVRRHLDVLVETGRARASGPATWQQQGRGRPAKRYQLTAAGRGALGHAYDDLAGAALRQLREIGGAAAIAEFARRRAHAVVADVPPAGADPDSRTATATAIAAAFSAAGFAATTREVGSGVQICQHHCPVSHVAEEFPELCLAETDAIGELLGTHVQQLATIANGDCACTTHVPLSNPPPADPAPTAPPSNTTTPEGAR; encoded by the coding sequence CTGGATTGGGGGAACGAATTCCACCACACTGTTGTTGTGAAAAAAGTGGCCGTTACCGAGACAGGGCCGGCGAGCCCTGCATCAGAGACGCCGGTGGTGACATCGGACGGCCAGACCCGCGCCGCGATCGTCCAGCTCTTGCTCGAGCGCGGACCGATCACGGCCATCGCGATCAGCGAGCAGCTGGGGCTGTCCCCGGCCGGGGTGCGCCGCCATCTGGACGTGCTGGTCGAGACCGGCCGGGCGCGCGCGTCCGGCCCGGCGACGTGGCAGCAGCAGGGGCGCGGCCGCCCGGCCAAGCGATACCAACTCACCGCTGCCGGCCGGGGTGCACTCGGCCATGCCTACGACGATCTGGCCGGTGCGGCGTTGCGCCAGCTCCGCGAGATCGGCGGGGCGGCGGCGATCGCCGAATTCGCTCGGCGGCGGGCCCACGCGGTGGTGGCCGACGTACCGCCGGCAGGTGCCGACCCGGACAGTCGTACGGCTACCGCGACCGCGATCGCAGCGGCGTTCAGTGCCGCCGGATTTGCCGCGACCACCCGCGAGGTCGGGTCCGGGGTGCAGATCTGCCAACATCATTGCCCGGTCTCGCACGTGGCCGAGGAGTTCCCCGAACTCTGTCTCGCCGAGACCGATGCGATCGGTGAGTTGCTGGGCACCCACGTGCAGCAACTTGCGACGATCGCCAACGGCGACTGTGCCTGCACGACTCACGTACCCCTCAGCAATCCGCCACCGGCCGACCCGGCACCGACTGCTCCACCCTCGAACACGACGACTCCGGAAGGAGCGCGATGA